The segment ATCTCGCCCGGTAGCGCCCGGGCGGTACTCCGGTCACGGCCTTGAACCGTCTGCGAAAGGCCGTGGAATCTGCATATCCACAGGCTTCTGCCACTTCATCCACGCTGTGATTCGTGCTTTCCAGCAGCCTTTTGGCTGTCTCCATCCTCAAGCGCTGCAAATATTCGCTCGGGCTGTCACCCGTGGCCTTGGTGAAGTGCCGGGTAAACGTCCGTAGCCCCAGGCCCGCAACCTCTGCCATGGCGGGAACGGTGATCGGGCGGGTGTGATGCTCCTCCAGCCAGTTCTGAACCGTTTCCACTTGCTTGTCACCGTGGCCTTTCTGGCCAGCGAAGATGCGATACGGTGACTGGATGTCCCGTTGGGGGTCGATGAGCAGCAGCTTGGAGCAGGTTGCCGCCAGTTCCGTGGAGCCGAATCGTCCTGCCAGATGCAGGGCCAGATCGAGGTAGGCGGTAACCCCTCCTGCACAAATCGTATCCCCATTATCCACTAGCATGCGCTCGGGCTTGAGGTCCACGTCTGGGTATCTCGTTTGGAAGCTGTCCACCAGCGCCCAATGGGTCGTGGCCTGCCGTTTGGTCAACAGGCCGGCTTCGGCCAGCAGAAAGGCACCGGCACAGACCGAGCAGATCACGGAACCTTTGCTGTGGGAGTTGCCTATCCA is part of the Desulfovibrio ferrophilus genome and harbors:
- a CDS encoding GlxA family transcriptional regulator produces the protein MPFMPSVAILALPHCVHSSVVGTLDVLMTADSLWRDMGSRALFTPVDIVTTDGKPVTAHSGQAVAPSSSIGERPVPDMIIVPAIMNGLDAALENKRALRWIGNSHSKGSVICSVCAGAFLLAEAGLLTKRQATTHWALVDSFQTRYPDVDLKPERMLVDNGDTICAGGVTAYLDLALHLAGRFGSTELAATCSKLLLIDPQRDIQSPYRIFAGQKGHGDKQVETVQNWLEEHHTRPITVPAMAEVAGLGLRTFTRHFTKATGDSPSEYLQRLRMETAKRLLESTNHSVDEVAEACGYADSTAFRRRFKAVTGVPPGRYRARFSLLETRLGKAG